A window of Fibrobacter sp. UWB11 contains these coding sequences:
- a CDS encoding MotA/TolQ/ExbB proton channel family protein, producing MSKLLQSFSPESDGYQFMWIILVVFIIGLGFSLERVTYIMIKSSKGRAKFMADFGKLVMQNQLEQALQFAKSSKLPIAKVMDAIVGAKLNCKDADKARDMMTAASDAVFLTEAPRLTRYISIISVMASISTLLGLMGTIYGLIYTFDAVANKPASERAKALADGIAIAMGTTLLGLLSAVPLLVIVGLLNMNSERLIQEMEEKGLKIINSLA from the coding sequence ATGTCTAAATTGCTTCAATCCTTCAGCCCTGAATCTGATGGTTACCAGTTCATGTGGATCATCTTGGTCGTGTTCATCATCGGCCTTGGTTTCTCCCTGGAACGTGTTACCTACATTATGATTAAGAGCTCCAAGGGCCGCGCTAAGTTCATGGCTGATTTCGGTAAGCTCGTTATGCAGAACCAGCTCGAACAGGCTCTCCAGTTCGCTAAGAGCTCTAAGCTCCCGATCGCTAAGGTTATGGACGCTATCGTTGGTGCAAAGCTCAACTGCAAGGATGCTGACAAGGCTCGCGACATGATGACTGCTGCTTCTGACGCTGTGTTCCTCACCGAAGCTCCGCGCCTCACTCGCTACATCTCCATCATTTCCGTTATGGCTTCCATCTCCACGTTGCTCGGACTTATGGGTACGATTTACGGTCTGATCTACACCTTCGACGCTGTTGCTAACAAGCCGGCTTCTGAACGTGCTAAGGCTCTTGCTGATGGTATTGCTATCGCTATGGGTACTACGCTCCTCGGACTTCTCTCTGCAGTTCCTCTTCTCGTCATCGTCGGTCTTCTCAACATGAACTCCGAACGCCTCATCCAGGAAATGGAAGAAAAGGGCCTCAAGATTATCAACTCCCTTGCTTAA
- a CDS encoding tetratricopeptide repeat protein: MLRTSFIKTSALGLAVASTSLFAEATYTPNKYQQNDWFAEFGGNTSMYVNPAGISETDQLEFSAAFFSTISGEASQEYVSLTYPIDYKHTLGFSLFENGASIEGGESYSEIAAQFGYAYRLFHLLSLGVDLSVLYINQFDELKQLTVGADVGFSWNPLASSKYGYLLIGVAVQNLLAPAVSEADGDGSFKFVLMGADDAYKIPTNLNISLFYRGFNRLLEFKAELSVIDLIHDSKEGGKGCNLEMSFSLTYYLSSHLGVRGRFTKEGYPVLGATVNVKDVSIFRYLALDLEMSHDDLWAKKNRGFVWAVKLTSRFGDTREEKIGEERYRRLKIEPENDYRAAMRLYLNREFLAAAYAFGKVQTKYPAFHLVDQAAFYKAKSFENLRMHKAAKSIYEDAIKRYPQSDQRAKYHFQLMNIDYKEGKYTEAMNKYQNIAQKFGESDVKADADYVAGQIKFEQGLYQESVDLLASILPGNANYFYARYTMGIANSRMSKFDEAENCFRDITEQPVSNQSERDLQDAARVKLGHLFFSGEKPDIAAAAQMYGQVQKESPVFDEAMLGIAWSFLKVNKPDEAIKPAKWIISNLPESFLVSEAYLVMGYCYFMKKDYQNALEALTQAESRTEKPIVSVAARDSARQAYDAMQSQFDSVQVIALDLARQLPTPRVESKREALRPTFNKANQAIEDYATFMQRSIQSDRFESNRKRILEDAGFTKATLMSKMGGAGGTKQSGPDMPPLEDDL, from the coding sequence ATGTTGCGTACTAGTTTCATCAAGACGTCCGCTCTCGGACTTGCCGTAGCCAGCACATCTTTGTTTGCAGAGGCCACCTACACGCCGAATAAGTATCAGCAGAATGACTGGTTTGCCGAATTTGGTGGTAACACCTCTATGTATGTGAACCCGGCTGGTATTTCTGAAACTGATCAGCTCGAATTCAGTGCTGCATTCTTTAGCACCATTAGTGGCGAAGCTAGCCAGGAATATGTCAGCTTGACATACCCGATTGACTACAAGCACACATTGGGCTTCTCTCTTTTCGAAAACGGTGCTTCCATTGAAGGTGGCGAATCCTATAGCGAAATTGCCGCTCAGTTCGGTTACGCTTACAGACTCTTCCACTTGCTCTCTCTCGGTGTCGACCTCTCTGTCTTGTACATCAACCAGTTTGATGAACTCAAGCAGCTCACTGTCGGTGCTGACGTAGGCTTCAGCTGGAACCCGCTTGCTTCTTCGAAGTATGGTTACTTGCTCATTGGCGTTGCCGTGCAGAACCTCCTTGCTCCGGCTGTCAGCGAAGCTGATGGCGACGGTAGCTTCAAGTTCGTGCTCATGGGCGCTGACGATGCTTACAAGATTCCGACGAACCTCAACATTTCGTTGTTCTATCGCGGATTCAACCGTCTTCTCGAATTCAAGGCCGAACTCTCCGTGATTGACCTCATCCACGATTCTAAGGAAGGTGGTAAGGGTTGCAACCTCGAAATGAGCTTCTCCTTGACCTATTATCTTTCTTCTCACCTCGGTGTCCGCGGCCGCTTCACTAAGGAAGGCTACCCGGTCCTCGGTGCTACGGTTAACGTCAAGGATGTCAGCATCTTCCGTTACCTCGCTCTTGACCTCGAAATGTCTCACGACGATCTCTGGGCTAAGAAGAACCGTGGCTTTGTGTGGGCTGTCAAGCTGACTTCTCGCTTCGGTGATACCCGTGAAGAGAAGATCGGTGAAGAACGCTATCGCCGTTTGAAGATCGAACCTGAAAACGACTACCGTGCTGCAATGCGTCTCTACTTGAACCGTGAATTCCTTGCTGCTGCTTATGCATTCGGTAAGGTTCAGACCAAGTACCCGGCATTCCACCTTGTCGACCAGGCTGCTTTCTATAAGGCAAAGTCTTTCGAAAACCTCCGTATGCACAAGGCTGCTAAGTCCATCTACGAAGACGCTATCAAGCGCTATCCGCAGAGTGACCAACGCGCCAAGTACCACTTCCAGTTGATGAACATCGACTATAAGGAAGGCAAGTACACGGAAGCTATGAACAAGTATCAGAACATTGCTCAGAAGTTCGGTGAAAGTGACGTGAAGGCTGACGCTGACTACGTTGCTGGCCAGATCAAGTTCGAACAGGGTCTCTATCAGGAATCCGTTGACTTGCTCGCCTCCATTCTTCCGGGTAACGCAAACTACTTCTACGCTCGCTATACCATGGGTATTGCTAACAGCCGTATGAGCAAGTTTGACGAAGCTGAAAACTGCTTCCGCGATATTACGGAACAGCCGGTTTCCAACCAGTCTGAACGCGACCTTCAGGACGCTGCAAGAGTTAAGCTCGGCCACCTCTTCTTCTCTGGTGAAAAGCCGGACATCGCAGCAGCTGCTCAGATGTATGGTCAGGTTCAGAAGGAATCTCCGGTGTTTGACGAAGCTATGCTCGGTATTGCTTGGTCCTTCCTTAAGGTTAACAAGCCGGATGAAGCTATCAAGCCGGCTAAGTGGATCATCAGCAACCTTCCGGAATCCTTCCTCGTGTCTGAAGCTTACCTCGTTATGGGTTACTGCTACTTCATGAAGAAAGATTACCAGAACGCTCTTGAAGCTTTGACTCAGGCTGAATCTCGCACGGAAAAGCCGATTGTGTCTGTTGCCGCTCGCGACAGTGCTCGTCAGGCCTACGATGCAATGCAGAGCCAGTTCGATTCCGTTCAGGTTATCGCCTTGGATCTCGCTCGCCAGTTGCCGACTCCGCGTGTGGAAAGCAAGCGTGAAGCTTTGCGTCCGACGTTCAACAAGGCTAACCAGGCTATTGAAGATTACGCAACGTTTATGCAGAGATCTATCCAGAGTGACCGCTTTGAATCTAACCGCAAGCGCATTTTGGAAGACGCTGGCTTTACAAAGGCAACCCTCATGTCTAAGATGGGTGGTGCAGGCGGAACCAAACAGTCCGGACCTGATATGCCCCCGTTGGAGGACGACCTTTAG
- a CDS encoding OmpA family protein: MAKNINVPGDFAKIADALGNADAGDTILVKRGVYNENITLIMGVVLKGEDPLSTIIDGGRRGPTVMGTSGAEMSHFTVRNGLEGILCENAAPYIHHCYVIDNHATGIGAFISLPWLRNNVVYGNRWSGILAWGAKSLDAYIEQNVVLRNGYSGLALKGPTNLVARNNIFMENHYYGVFADPAAGQTKVEYNNIYKNYYPFNQFIKVNRTNVSLDPKFMNPSLGNPNFFCQSTSPMIKRGKGKLDIGLTATDVVKEEEAVEETRNPDTDGDGLCDPWVSEEGLSEKYAGTCSGFDNCPEEAEDFDGFQDDDGCPDADNDRDGLCDPWVEAKGMLSQYAHICKGVDLCPEQAEALNNYKDDDGCPDEVPQPPKKVFVLEGVNFESGKATITQDSYISLMKVVDIMETFPEATFEIVGHTDNIGNKDKNMTLSADRANAVKNFLVEKGIAESRMTTKGLGDTKPVASNKTPEGRAQNRRIEFTRTDIK, translated from the coding sequence ATGGCAAAGAATATCAACGTGCCTGGCGATTTCGCAAAGATTGCAGATGCTCTCGGAAATGCGGATGCCGGGGATACAATCCTTGTCAAACGCGGTGTTTATAACGAAAACATCACCTTGATTATGGGTGTTGTTCTTAAAGGTGAGGACCCATTGTCTACCATCATCGATGGTGGCCGCCGCGGTCCGACCGTCATGGGTACTTCGGGCGCCGAAATGTCGCACTTCACTGTGAGGAACGGTCTTGAAGGTATCCTTTGCGAAAACGCAGCCCCCTACATCCATCATTGCTATGTGATCGATAACCATGCAACGGGTATCGGTGCTTTTATTTCTCTGCCTTGGCTCCGCAACAACGTGGTCTACGGCAACCGCTGGTCCGGTATTCTCGCCTGGGGTGCTAAGTCTCTCGATGCTTACATCGAACAGAACGTTGTGCTCCGCAACGGCTACTCTGGCCTTGCTTTGAAGGGCCCGACCAACTTGGTCGCCCGTAACAACATCTTCATGGAAAACCACTACTACGGTGTGTTTGCTGACCCGGCTGCCGGTCAGACGAAGGTGGAATACAACAACATCTACAAGAACTACTATCCGTTCAACCAGTTCATCAAGGTGAACCGCACGAACGTTTCTTTGGACCCGAAGTTCATGAACCCGTCTCTCGGTAACCCGAACTTCTTCTGCCAGTCCACTTCCCCGATGATCAAGCGTGGTAAGGGCAAGTTGGATATCGGTCTTACTGCAACTGACGTCGTCAAGGAAGAAGAAGCTGTCGAAGAAACCCGTAATCCGGATACCGATGGCGATGGCCTTTGCGATCCGTGGGTTTCTGAAGAAGGTCTCTCCGAAAAGTACGCCGGCACTTGCTCTGGTTTCGATAACTGCCCGGAAGAAGCCGAAGACTTCGATGGTTTCCAGGACGACGATGGTTGCCCGGATGCCGACAACGACCGCGACGGTCTCTGCGACCCGTGGGTTGAAGCTAAGGGTATGCTTTCCCAGTACGCTCACATCTGTAAGGGTGTGGACCTCTGCCCGGAACAGGCTGAAGCTTTGAACAACTACAAGGACGACGATGGATGCCCGGACGAAGTTCCGCAGCCGCCGAAGAAGGTCTTCGTTCTTGAAGGTGTGAACTTCGAATCCGGTAAGGCTACCATTACTCAGGACTCCTACATCTCCTTGATGAAGGTTGTCGATATCATGGAAACCTTCCCTGAAGCCACATTCGAAATTGTGGGTCATACCGATAACATCGGTAACAAGGACAAGAACATGACTCTCTCCGCAGACCGTGCTAACGCTGTGAAGAACTTCCTTGTCGAAAAGGGCATTGCCGAAAGCCGTATGACTACAAAGGGCTTGGGCGATACAAAGCCTGTTGCTTCCAACAAAACACCTGAAGGACGTGCGCAGAACCGTCGTATTGAGTTCACCCGCACGGATATTAAGTAA
- a CDS encoding 1,4-dihydroxy-6-naphthoate synthase gives MQLSLGISTCPNDTFIYEALIQGLDNSPFEWKVTYADVQTLNEMVMRGELDVAKISAQVYPQIRDTYRCLGCGGAIGYGCGPLLLSSEGSTFNPDLSTTLPGANTTAALLFKFWYAHKFKNAPKIDYALFNEVYQGLLSKNTLQGVTIHEHRFTWKRDGLHLLQDLGAFWEQETGSPIPLGIAVAKKELAFAEIESVEREIRRSLQIARQRNNPVTPFIVEKAQIDDEEVIRSHIAMFVNDFSENVGEAGWRALENLWRLSHC, from the coding sequence ATGCAACTCTCTCTCGGTATTTCCACTTGCCCCAATGACACGTTCATCTACGAAGCCTTGATCCAGGGGCTCGATAATTCCCCTTTCGAATGGAAAGTAACGTATGCCGACGTGCAGACACTCAACGAAATGGTTATGCGTGGCGAACTGGATGTGGCAAAAATCAGTGCTCAGGTCTATCCGCAAATTCGGGATACCTACCGTTGCCTCGGTTGCGGGGGCGCTATCGGGTACGGCTGTGGCCCGCTTTTGCTCTCTTCGGAGGGGAGTACGTTCAATCCGGACCTTTCGACAACCCTTCCGGGCGCAAATACGACTGCTGCGCTCCTTTTCAAGTTCTGGTACGCCCATAAGTTCAAAAACGCCCCAAAAATCGATTATGCGTTGTTTAACGAGGTCTACCAGGGGCTCTTGAGCAAAAATACCCTCCAGGGCGTCACTATCCACGAACACCGTTTTACGTGGAAGCGCGACGGACTCCACCTTTTGCAGGATCTGGGGGCCTTCTGGGAGCAAGAAACAGGTTCTCCGATTCCTCTGGGGATTGCAGTTGCCAAAAAGGAACTTGCCTTTGCCGAAATCGAATCTGTCGAACGCGAAATCCGTCGCAGTTTGCAAATTGCCCGCCAAAGGAATAATCCGGTAACGCCATTTATTGTCGAAAAAGCTCAAATCGATGACGAAGAAGTCATCCGATCCCATATCGCGATGTTTGTGAATGATTTTTCAGAAAATGTCGGTGAGGCGGGTTGGAGGGCTTTGGAAAATCTGTGGCGGTTATCACACTGTTGA
- the mqnB gene encoding futalosine hydrolase, translating to MEDLFVPLFAFASNVEFFGTFPECQNFVQKNIRLGEIVELPDGRGFAVVLGVGSLQFSTNLAVLLSRFAAEGPFTHVVQAGICGAYPGRGLNIGDVVRVDSERVGDLGVVERDGTFVPWYKVCNGSENAQNSVSALVYESSSLRGVPDGLAKLKSVAGLSVNCCTGTAAMASERVENFNVDVESMEGAACFSICHAFGMPCLEIRAVSNFATDRDKSTWRIPDALSALRTVLSSTH from the coding sequence ATGGAAGACCTTTTTGTTCCTTTGTTTGCCTTTGCGTCGAACGTGGAATTCTTTGGAACCTTCCCTGAATGTCAAAACTTTGTTCAAAAAAACATTCGTTTAGGTGAAATTGTTGAATTGCCCGATGGCCGCGGTTTTGCGGTCGTTCTTGGCGTTGGCTCGCTTCAATTTTCAACAAATTTGGCTGTATTGCTATCCCGTTTTGCTGCGGAAGGCCCGTTTACGCATGTGGTGCAGGCGGGAATTTGTGGCGCCTATCCAGGGCGTGGACTTAACATTGGTGATGTTGTTCGAGTCGATTCCGAGAGGGTAGGGGATTTGGGCGTTGTCGAGCGCGATGGAACATTTGTTCCTTGGTACAAAGTTTGCAATGGCTCCGAAAATGCGCAAAACTCGGTCTCTGCACTCGTCTACGAATCTTCTTCGTTGCGAGGCGTTCCCGATGGGCTTGCAAAATTGAAATCCGTGGCTGGTCTCTCTGTAAACTGCTGCACGGGGACCGCTGCGATGGCCTCTGAGCGTGTCGAAAACTTCAATGTCGATGTCGAATCGATGGAAGGAGCCGCCTGTTTCTCGATTTGTCATGCTTTCGGCATGCCCTGCCTCGAAATTCGTGCGGTAAGCAACTTTGCTACCGACCGTGACAAATCCACCTGGCGCATTCCTGATGCTCTTTCTGCCCTTCGTACGGTTCTAAGCTCTACCCACTAA
- a CDS encoding 1-phosphofructokinase family hexose kinase, giving the protein MSREILVLGLNPAWQRVFFLDKFTPGEVHRISKVKEYASGKGINCCRVLQLLGGTPRLMHFLGTGHGEKIFDELSVCGIQQVPIWIRENTRICTTIACNGDTTELVEPSPMLADSENDDFAQTLTDHWDSTQYVALCGTFPQGFNAKMFNDLDFNGKHIFVDAIDGIDELLAKGVELLKINMLEYCKLLERLSIPLVKSSPQFWKMTATAVLERLPIKNLVVTDEDSPVRAFRLMEKKFQGVQLQPPTITVKNDIGAGDSFFAGWLYAFEQNLSFENCLAKATAVACARCEVERPWNLSLDRVAEFESELAGKVERLE; this is encoded by the coding sequence ATGTCTAGGGAAATCTTAGTTCTCGGTCTCAATCCTGCATGGCAGAGGGTGTTCTTTCTGGATAAGTTTACTCCAGGCGAAGTGCACCGCATCTCCAAGGTCAAGGAATACGCTTCGGGCAAGGGCATCAACTGCTGCCGTGTTTTGCAGCTTTTGGGTGGCACTCCTCGTCTGATGCATTTCCTAGGGACCGGACATGGCGAGAAAATCTTTGACGAGCTTTCTGTTTGTGGCATTCAGCAGGTTCCGATTTGGATCCGTGAAAACACGCGTATCTGTACGACCATTGCCTGCAATGGCGATACAACGGAACTTGTCGAACCGTCTCCGATGCTTGCCGATTCCGAGAACGACGATTTTGCACAAACGCTAACGGACCATTGGGATTCCACGCAATACGTTGCTCTCTGTGGAACGTTCCCGCAGGGCTTTAACGCAAAGATGTTTAATGATCTTGACTTTAATGGCAAGCATATCTTTGTCGATGCTATTGATGGAATCGATGAACTTCTTGCGAAGGGCGTCGAACTCTTGAAAATCAATATGCTAGAATACTGCAAGCTGCTTGAACGCTTGAGCATTCCGTTGGTCAAGTCTAGTCCGCAGTTCTGGAAGATGACGGCAACGGCTGTTCTCGAACGCTTGCCTATCAAGAACCTTGTCGTGACGGATGAAGATTCTCCGGTTCGTGCTTTCCGCCTTATGGAAAAGAAATTCCAGGGAGTCCAGCTCCAGCCGCCAACAATTACGGTCAAAAATGACATTGGCGCTGGGGACTCGTTCTTTGCGGGCTGGCTCTATGCTTTTGAACAAAACTTGAGCTTTGAAAATTGCTTGGCCAAGGCAACGGCCGTAGCCTGTGCTCGTTGCGAAGTGGAACGCCCGTGGAACTTGAGCCTTGATCGCGTCGCTGAGTTTGAAAGCGAACTTGCTGGAAAGGTCGAACGTCTCGAATAA
- the tyrS gene encoding tyrosine--tRNA ligase, with the protein MQFRPVKEQLEILMRGVTDIVPQDELEKKLQKSYDTGVPLRIKMGVDPTAPDVHFGHTVVMRKLRQFQDLGHTVVLIVGDYTAQIGDPSGRNKARPRLTHEQVLENAKEYQEQFFKVVRRDQVEIHYNGEWFSKLPFSKVTELMGQFTVAQMLEREDFHNRYAANTPISLHEFMYPMMQGYDSVAIQSDVELGGTDQKFNVLRGRDLQLFEGMEPQIGLFMPILLGTDGKVKMSKSIGNYVGLNEPADVMYHKIYSLSDSIVENWFELLTNIPLEEVKQMMADVASGKMNPNEAKHRLAIDIVTQYYGAEAAEAAAAKEREIHSGNAIPSDAAECSVDAGSYGALDLLVNIKAFASKGEARRMVQNGGVKIGGEKLADPQAQIEIKGGDQLVVQVGKRKFYKVNF; encoded by the coding sequence ATGCAATTCCGTCCTGTAAAAGAACAGCTTGAAATTTTGATGCGCGGCGTTACTGACATTGTGCCGCAAGACGAACTCGAAAAGAAACTCCAGAAGTCTTACGACACCGGCGTTCCACTCCGTATCAAGATGGGTGTGGACCCGACGGCTCCGGATGTCCATTTTGGCCATACGGTCGTGATGCGCAAGCTCCGCCAGTTCCAGGACCTCGGTCATACTGTTGTGCTCATTGTGGGCGACTACACGGCACAGATTGGCGACCCGAGCGGCCGCAATAAGGCCCGTCCGCGTCTCACGCACGAACAGGTGCTCGAAAACGCAAAGGAATACCAGGAACAGTTCTTCAAGGTTGTTCGTCGCGATCAGGTTGAAATCCATTATAATGGTGAATGGTTCTCCAAGCTTCCGTTCAGCAAGGTTACCGAACTCATGGGACAGTTCACTGTCGCCCAGATGCTCGAACGTGAAGACTTCCATAACCGCTATGCAGCCAATACGCCGATCAGCCTGCACGAATTCATGTATCCGATGATGCAGGGCTACGATTCCGTTGCTATCCAGAGCGACGTGGAACTCGGCGGTACCGACCAAAAGTTCAACGTACTCCGTGGCCGCGACCTTCAGCTTTTCGAAGGCATGGAACCGCAGATCGGTCTTTTCATGCCGATTCTCCTCGGTACTGACGGCAAGGTCAAGATGTCTAAGTCCATCGGTAACTACGTTGGCCTTAACGAACCTGCTGACGTGATGTACCACAAGATTTACAGCCTCTCCGACAGCATTGTCGAAAACTGGTTCGAACTTTTGACGAACATCCCGCTCGAAGAAGTCAAGCAGATGATGGCTGATGTCGCTTCGGGCAAGATGAACCCCAACGAAGCCAAGCATCGCCTCGCTATCGACATCGTGACGCAGTACTATGGTGCCGAAGCTGCCGAAGCTGCTGCCGCCAAGGAACGTGAAATTCACAGCGGTAACGCCATTCCGAGCGATGCTGCCGAATGTAGCGTTGATGCCGGTTCTTATGGCGCTCTCGATCTCCTCGTGAACATCAAGGCTTTTGCTTCCAAGGGTGAAGCTCGTCGCATGGTGCAGAACGGTGGCGTCAAGATTGGCGGTGAAAAACTTGCAGACCCGCAGGCCCAGATTGAAATCAAGGGTGGCGATCAACTCGTTGTCCAAGTGGGCAAGCGCAAGTTCTACAAGGTGAACTTCTAA
- a CDS encoding LysR family transcriptional regulator encodes MELTQLKYFLEVARTEHVTQSAKNLCIVQPALTQAIHKLEDELGVLLFKNAGRNIKLTDSGKFFYEKLQPLYENMMALPALLKETANKQNNNVKLNVLAASTLITSAVIEYRRSNSDIDVDIVQNEETSVFDICVRTYANYRPELDNTESDETFVHSEKIFLAVPNTAQYKKLSSISLFDLKDEKFIRLYGSKQYRQICNELCDSIGFHTNVTFESDNASVVKEAVAAGIGVGFWPELSWGKMDHKRVRLLEITDTDFKRDIVISLRRNKQDNSKTEQFYNFLTKYILRRRQQCKRK; translated from the coding sequence ATGGAACTCACACAGCTCAAATACTTCTTGGAGGTGGCGCGTACGGAGCATGTCACGCAAAGTGCAAAGAACCTCTGTATTGTTCAACCGGCCCTCACGCAAGCTATACACAAGCTCGAAGATGAGCTAGGTGTATTGCTGTTCAAGAATGCAGGGCGTAACATCAAGCTTACGGACAGCGGAAAGTTCTTTTACGAAAAGCTTCAGCCGCTTTACGAAAATATGATGGCGCTTCCGGCGCTTTTGAAAGAAACGGCGAACAAGCAGAACAACAACGTGAAGCTGAACGTTCTTGCGGCATCGACGCTCATTACGAGTGCTGTGATTGAGTACAGGCGTAGTAATTCCGACATCGATGTGGATATTGTGCAGAACGAAGAAACGAGCGTCTTTGACATCTGCGTTCGTACTTACGCGAATTACAGACCGGAACTGGACAACACTGAAAGTGACGAAACGTTTGTCCATTCCGAAAAGATTTTCTTGGCCGTTCCAAATACCGCGCAATACAAAAAACTCAGTTCCATATCGCTGTTTGACTTGAAGGACGAAAAATTTATTCGTCTTTATGGTTCAAAACAGTACCGCCAGATTTGTAATGAACTCTGTGATAGCATCGGATTCCATACGAATGTAACGTTTGAAAGCGATAACGCGTCCGTTGTCAAGGAGGCTGTTGCTGCGGGTATCGGAGTTGGATTCTGGCCGGAACTTTCGTGGGGAAAAATGGATCACAAGCGCGTCCGTCTTCTCGAAATTACCGATACGGACTTTAAGCGCGATATCGTCATTTCGCTCCGTCGCAACAAACAGGATAATTCCAAGACGGAACAGTTCTACAATTTCCTGACGAAGTACATTCTCCGTCGTCGTCAGCAATGCAAGCGAAAGTAG
- a CDS encoding sigma 54-interacting transcriptional regulator, producing the protein MPNTQSKIQELELLYKISSILNQSLDFETVAHPVLQTVESVMGVEHATLTLYNRHTGEISIEIAEGLSSRQASKGRYKVGEGITGRVVETGKPIIIPSVAKDPDFLDRTGRGKTEDKAFLCVPIIMEQEVVGALSADEHNPDEANLNDQIHLLEIIAQMLATAVKLRRQAREENEILKAENERMAMELKARFQPDNIIGKTPEMQQVYTQIDQVARSPLPALIVGEVGTGKGLVAEAIHFRSDRNLGPFVRVHCAALPESVLDRELFGSEKGALVGVVNEAPGRVEQAEGGTLFLDEVAELTPNLQIKLLRLLQQGEMERVGARFPKKVNVRVICATTKNLQQMVSEGTFREDLYYQLHIVPIYVPPLRKRRTDIVLLADYFVEHYCRLVGKNVRRLARGTIEMLMSYPWPGNVRELENAIERAVLLTEEDVIYPHHFPPTIQTDETSGTPVSGNLKLMVEAYERDIICDALKSSKGKMAAAARSLSTTPRILTYKIKQLGIDLTAFSK; encoded by the coding sequence ATGCCCAACACTCAATCAAAAATTCAAGAACTAGAGCTGCTCTACAAGATCAGCTCCATTTTGAACCAGAGTCTTGATTTTGAGACTGTTGCGCATCCTGTATTGCAAACCGTTGAATCGGTGATGGGGGTCGAACATGCGACTCTCACTTTGTACAATCGCCATACCGGCGAAATCTCTATTGAAATTGCAGAAGGCTTGAGCAGCCGCCAGGCGAGCAAGGGCCGCTATAAGGTGGGTGAAGGTATTACCGGCCGAGTCGTTGAAACCGGTAAGCCCATCATCATCCCATCTGTTGCGAAAGACCCGGACTTCTTGGACCGCACGGGCCGCGGCAAGACCGAAGATAAGGCGTTCCTTTGCGTCCCGATTATCATGGAACAGGAAGTCGTTGGCGCCTTGAGTGCCGACGAACACAATCCTGACGAAGCGAACCTCAACGACCAGATTCATTTGCTCGAAATCATCGCGCAGATGCTTGCGACTGCAGTAAAACTCCGCCGCCAGGCCCGAGAAGAAAACGAAATCCTCAAGGCCGAAAACGAACGCATGGCGATGGAACTCAAGGCACGTTTTCAACCGGATAACATCATCGGAAAAACGCCTGAAATGCAACAGGTCTACACGCAAATCGACCAGGTGGCTCGAAGCCCGCTTCCAGCGCTCATTGTGGGCGAGGTCGGGACGGGCAAAGGTCTTGTTGCAGAAGCCATTCATTTCCGTTCTGACCGTAATTTAGGGCCGTTCGTGCGAGTGCATTGCGCGGCCCTCCCGGAGTCCGTGTTGGACCGGGAACTTTTCGGTAGCGAAAAGGGCGCCTTGGTTGGCGTCGTCAACGAGGCGCCGGGCCGCGTAGAACAAGCCGAAGGCGGAACGCTATTCCTCGATGAAGTCGCTGAACTCACCCCGAACTTGCAGATAAAGTTGCTTCGACTTCTGCAGCAGGGCGAAATGGAACGCGTTGGAGCGCGCTTTCCGAAAAAAGTGAACGTGCGCGTGATTTGCGCAACGACAAAGAACCTGCAGCAGATGGTTTCCGAAGGAACCTTCCGCGAAGACTTGTACTACCAGCTTCACATAGTCCCGATTTACGTTCCGCCTCTTCGCAAGCGTCGCACCGATATTGTTCTTTTGGCGGATTACTTTGTAGAACATTATTGCCGTTTGGTTGGCAAAAACGTTCGCCGTCTTGCTCGCGGAACGATCGAAATGCTCATGAGTTACCCGTGGCCGGGTAATGTGCGTGAACTCGAAAATGCCATTGAACGTGCGGTTCTCTTGACCGAAGAAGATGTCATCTACCCGCATCACTTCCCGCCGACGATTCAGACAGACGAAACGAGCGGAACCCCTGTGAGCGGAAACCTCAAGCTCATGGTCGAAGCGTACGAACGCGACATCATTTGCGATGCGCTCAAGAGTTCCAAGGGCAAAATGGCTGCTGCCGCCCGTAGCCTTTCGACTACTCCGCGCATCTTGACTTACAAAATCAAGCAACTCGGCATCGACCTTACTGCTTTTAGTAAGTAG